A portion of the Eulemur rufifrons isolate Redbay chromosome 30, OSU_ERuf_1, whole genome shotgun sequence genome contains these proteins:
- the LOC138378928 gene encoding nuclear RNA export factor 2-like, which produces MRDVHEDRQVRHTPYTIQRNRRRVKWHHEDQIHITMWREGKPSGRAVEENTQGRTMENWFKVTIPYGIKYERTWLMNSIQSHCSVPLTPVDFHYFKNRAQFFVQDARTASALKDVSYKICDEQNRKISIFVNPSIVPYSVQNKLKPEQMEQLKLTMNKRYDVFQQALDLQKLRFDPDLVGCDMDIILNRRNCMAATLQIIERNFPELLSLNLRNNRLYRLDGLSDIIEKAPKVKILNLSKNELKTVGELDKIKGLKLEGLWLEGNPLCSTFPDQSAYISAIHDYFPKLLCLDGQEFSPPMITDVEVPELVKPCQESHKGFETLKSLVLQFLQQYYSIFDYGDRQVLLDAYHEEACFSLTIPYTPKDPALSSLCEYFKESRNLKMLKDPYLRRQLLKHTKRDIVDSLSVLPKTQHDLSSFLVDVWFQTERMLCFSVSGLFKEVEGKCQDSVLAFTRTFITTPGRNSSVCIVNDELFVRETSSKETQSTLSIPMPTPCSSSMPTLSQEQQEMVQAFSTQSGMKLQWSHKCLQDNEWNYTRAGQIFTLLQAKGKIPEEAFRQIP; this is translated from the exons ATGAGGGATGTCCACGAGGACCGCCAAGTAAGACA cACTCCTTATACCATCCAACGCAACAGGAGGAGAGTGAAATGGCATCACGAAGACCAAATCCATATCACTATGTGGAGGGAGGGAAAACCTTCAGGGAGAGCAGTGGAGGAGAACACACAAGGCAGAACCATGGAGAACTGGTTCAAGGTCACA ATTCCTTATGGGATAAAGTATGAAAGGACATGGCTCATGAACTCAATCCAGAGCCATTGCAGTGTCCCCTTGACACCGGTCGAT TTCCACTACTTCAAAAATAGGGCCCAGTTCTTTGTCCAGGATGCCCGTACTGCCTCTGCGTTGAAGGATGTCAGCTACAAGATTTGCGATGAGCAGAACCGAAAG ATATCTATCTTTGTCAATCCTTCTATTGTACCCTACTCTGTGCAAAATAAGTTGAAGCCAGAACAAATGGAGCAGCTAAAG CTGACCATGAACAAACGATATGATGTCTTCCAGCAAGCTCTTGACCTCCAGAAGCTCCGCTTTGACCCAG ACTTGGTGGGGTGTGATATGGACATAATCCTGAATCGAAGAAACTGCATGGCTGCCACCCTGCAGATCATTGAGAGGAATTTCCCTGAG CTATTGTCTTTGAACTTGCGCAACAACAGACTGTACCGGCTGGATGGCCTGTCTGACATTATAGAGAAAGCCCCCAAAGTCAAGATCCTGAACCTCTCCAAAAATGAG CTGAAGACGGTGGGGGAGTTGGACAAGATCAAAGGGCTGAAGCTGGAAGGGCTGTGGCTAGAAGGGAACCCCTTGTGCAGCACCTTCCCAGACCAGTCCGCCTACATAAG TGCCATCCACGATTATTTCCCCAAATTGTTATGCCTG gATGGCCAAGAGTTTTCTCCACCAATGATCACTGACGTTGAAGTCCCTGAGTTAGTAAAACCCTGCCAG GAAAGCCATAAAGGATTTGAGACCCTAAAGAGTCTAGTCCTGCAATTCCTGCAGCA GTATTACTCGATCTTTGACTATGGAGACCGACAGGTTCTCCTGGATGCTTACCACGAGGAGGCCTGCTTCTCCCTGACCATTCCCTACACCCCCAAGGACCCTGCTTT GAGCAGCTTGTGCGAGTACTTCAAGGAAAGCAGGAATCTGAAAATGCTCAAGGACCCCT ACCTGCGGAGACAACTGCTGAAGCACACAAAACGTGACATCGTGGACTCCCTCAGTGTGTTGCCCAAAACTCAGCATGACCTCAGCTCTTTCCTGGTGGACGTGTGGTTCCAGACG GAAAGGATGCTCTGCTTTTCTGTCAGTGGGCTGTTCAAGGAAG TGGAAGGAAAGTGTCAGGATTCTGTTCTTGCCTTCACCCGGACCTTCATCACTACCCCTGGCAGGAATTCCAG TGTGTGCATCGTGAATGATGAGCTGTTTGTGCGGGAAACCAGCTCCAAAGAGACACAGAGCACCTTGTCCATTCCAATGCCTACACCCTGCTCCAGCTCCATGCCCACCCTCTCCCAGGAGCAGCAGGAAATGGTGCAGGCTTTCTCCACCCAGTCTGGGATGAAACTCCAGTGGTCCCACAA